A window of Centropristis striata isolate RG_2023a ecotype Rhode Island chromosome 13, C.striata_1.0, whole genome shotgun sequence genomic DNA:
tcactcatCTATTAATGTAAAAGCAGGATTTGCTTGAGGTGGAGCTCATtttttaactattattattattattattaataataataataataaccaatgTATAGCACCGTATATACTAAAAGAGATTCAGAATTGAAAGAAGAATAAATCTAACAGTGGTGGAGTATTCAGACACTTTACTGCAggaaaaatatcaacaaaaattcTCTGTTACAGGAAAAGTCTGCAATTATAATCATAAACATGTGgatataaagtattaaaattatgaaaaatgctGTATTAATACTCAATGtattaatgtaaaaacatgGTTTTACTGTTGGAGCTTactgataataatattttttaatagcaTATTTCATACCAAACAAGCAGCTCAAAGTActtgaaattaaaaacaaaataaaaaaactcagcatttttattttaatgataagCTTGCaagaatatttttaattaattcataattAAAATATCATAGTCACTGTTCTGCTATTATATATGGTATCattgtctgtatttttaaaaaaacacacacatatatatatatatatatatatatatatatatatatataattttttgcaTGATTGTATATATACACTCTCATTCTGAAGTTGATGCATTCTTTGTTTACATACATGTTTAAGCCAGGGTCTGAACCATCATAGAATaagtaattaatataataagttAAATAATAAGTAATTCAAGTATCTCGACCAGCTGCAGTGACTGAAGTAGAACTCTTTTCCAGGATGTGGCCTCGTTTCTCTGGATGTTGGACAGACGGTGAAGACGGGCAGAGCCTGTGACTCGCACACATCTAACCTCCTCCGGCCATCTGAGTCCAATAGTTTCTCATTGAGACGATAAAGTATTTaaattctcaaaataatgtAGCAAAAACAGCTTGACCTCGGAGATATTTCACCTCTTGTAACCGGCCGGTGTTGTCGGTGTCGATGGAGCTGAGCCCGACACTCAAGTTCTCACTCATCTGTAAATTATTAGACCAATGTGCCGTGTTTGCCCCCCGTCAGTGACCCCAGCTGTGCAATCACTTCGGCTCTCTGTCATATGTTTGAAGTGATTCGATACGTCAATCAGAATGAACGGCTCTCTGTTGACCCCGCCCAGCCCGCGGGCGGCCAACTCCTCCCCTctgcccccctccccctccccgtctccgtcccctccctccccctctctgcTGCCCCTGTCCCCCCGGCCCCCCCCCTCTGCCCCCTCTGGTGAGCCCCCCCCCTCAGGCCCACCCCTCCTCGCTGTCGGACACACCCACGCCGTCCCCCTCGCCATGCCTGAGCTGGACCGAATTCTGTGAGCTCCACGCCCGCGTCGCAGCCGGTGACTTTGCACGCCACTTTCGGGCTTTCCTCCTGGAGAACCCACACTACTCCCCGGACTCGGCGGCCGCCTTCTGCCGGCGGTTCACTGACCGCTTCGTCCGCCACTTCCAGAGCGAGCTGGAGGGGGCGCTCCCGCCGAGCTGTGCTTCTGGGAGGGACGACATGGCGAGCTGGGCTCCCCAGTCGGACGCTACTTCCCTGGAAGAGGAAGCGGTCTCGCCCCTGTCGGCATCCGGGGGAGCCGTCCTCCCGTGTCCCCCGACCAACGCCACGCGGGCCTCCTCCAAGCCGGCGCCGGCCCGGCTGGTGCTGGAGAACCGCAGCGGGGACAGGTTTCAAGATTCTTACGCCCACAGCCAAGTCCTGCCTCCATCTTCATCGTCGTCGTGCTGCTCCTCAGTGGGCGGGAACAACGGGAGGCGTGAGGAGAGGGGCGCCATGATGGCTCCAGGGAACGGGGAAGCcccggtggaggaggaggaggacagctgGTTAGGGGTGGCGTCTGTGGGGGAGGACGTGGAGCCAGAGGAGCGGGAGGTGGAGCCTGCAGAGGTGGACGGCGCCGACCCCTCCTACCCTCCTCAGATCCCCTCGTCCTCCTCCGTGTCGCCCCCGCCAGGCTCCAAAGGCAACACCACGCCCAACTCCTCCAAAAACAAACTTAAGAAGCGATTTTCTTTGCGGAGTGTGGGTCGCAGCGTGCGGGGGAGCGTCCGCGGCATCCTGCACTGGCGGAGCTCATCCAGCGACTCGGCTCAGAGCCAGCTGCCCTCCAGCTACAGCTACACCATGGGAGTGCAGGACGCCACGCTGGTTTCTTCCTCAAAGAGGAACTCTGGTACACAGCCTCCTACCCCCACCTCCTCCATGCCCGTCTCCCTGTCCATGCCCCTCTCCCTgccccactcctcctcctcctcgctgccGCCCTCATCCTCCAGCAGCGccacctctctgtctctgtccgaGGCTGCTCGGGACCGGCGGCGGAGCAACGGCGAGGGAGGTGAGAAGGAGAAGTGGAGCCACCGTCTGGAGAAACTCAGACTGACTCGATCCCCTCCTCCCGTCCTCACCCCAACCGCCGCCGGCCCCCACTCCGCCTCCTCCACGCTGCCTCCCAGCAGCGCCGCTGCCGCCGCCATGGGACCTCCAAGGAAGGTGGGCCGGCTGGTGCGGGAGGGTGGCGTGAGCGTCAGCTCATCCAGCGACGAGTTGAGCGGAAGCCACGGCTTCTCCGGCTTCTCCTTCGGTCTGCTGCATCACAGTACGGACAACAACAATGCCGCCTCGGCTTCATCCGCGGCTCAGGTTGGCGCGGTGCAGCCGCTGGCCAGCGGTGGGAACGTGCCCTGGAGAGGAGGACGCTGGCACAAGTGTCGCCTCGTCCTCCGAGAGAGAGATCGAGAGGGAGCAGAGCGGGGAGAGGAGTACTACTTGGAATTCTTCATTCCACCCAAAGTGAGTGTGAATCTGTTTAATATAAACTGTCCGGCAGAGAAGTGATTCAGATTTTATTCTTTCTTCTATCACATCTGagattaaactgaatatttttgctTTTGGACCACAGGCAGAGATTTGAGAAGGTTACAGGGAAGCTTAACTTTCATGTTTGTAAGAGAAGAACTTGTTTTATAAAATACGGCtaggcgatatggaccaaaagtcacatcctgatatatttaggctgaatatcgatgtacgatatatatcctgatatttttatctcaaagtgagagcaaatgttcagttaaagccaaatatgacatgtcacaattagttttattgaaaccctttatttaaatgaacaaaaatactgtataacaacagaagtaccatgtaaaaaaaatcaaactccataaagtgcacatttatgtgcactttatggagtgcACTTTATGTGCacatttatgttataaaataaaaatagcctgaaatttaataggccaatctttttcctgaaataaatatctttatattagaaagaataatgaacattacaaaataagtaaatatgacaaaccctagtaagggcagcatttatatataaagaaagaagggGGGgaagaactatatcgatatatgcaatttGGTctcattccatatcacatttaaaaatatatcaatatattttatgtgtcgatatatcgcccagccctagtataaaagcagtggtggaatgtaactaagtacattaactcaagaACTCTACTAAAGTTCAGTTTAAAGGTTCctgttatgtatttttatttcagtaactATATTCTTCTACTCCATTCAGCtaacagctttatttacttttcaggttgagatttaacctgaaaaacatgatcaattagaaattattttttataaatgaatcCACAACAGTATAATAAGTTGTTAATATACCATGACGACAGTAAAACGCTGCTCAAATgaaagcatcaataataataataataaccttaaAAAGCTGTGGTAAACACAGTTACTTTATTGCAGTATTTCTTGGTTTGGCTACTAATCTATGAAACAGGAAACAGTTGTGTATTTAACCTGGTGTGTGCCCCCAGTCTTCGAAGCCGCGGCTGACGGTTCCCTGCTGCTCCATTGTGGACGTGAGGAGCACCACAGCGCTGGAGGTCCCCGATAAGGAGAACACCTTCCTGCTGCAGGTACCCGCTCCGTCAGTCTCTGAGGGGAAATCCCCAAACGTTCTTACAtcactttaatttatttcaaatatacaGATTCATGGTGACTCAGTCTGTTTCAGTCAATATGTTTTaaactatatatacatatataatcatGAATCAAGACCTGTAGagcttaaataaataattttacaaAACTTCAGATGtttcactgaagtaaaagtagaaatacaaTTGTATTGAATGAAATATAATGTAGAGATGGAGATCATTTTAATGTCTTGGTAgtttaatctataataatacatcatttattagtctttttagtttttaaaataaaggtaGTGTCGttaaaagttaattatttaCCTTTGAAATGTTGTTGAGTAAAATCATAATGTAGCATTTTAATTATTGGTGTTTACATTATTTGTTATCCctagtgtttattttatttaactggcttgagttttttattgtttaattgaTGTAATTATCAgtcttaaaatgttatttattgttgtttttctttatgtttatgtCTGTAGTGTGTAAATTCCTGCATGTTTGAATGAAagttgatgaataaataaagtcacattgagtCTAGAAAACGggaatactcaagtgaagtacaatAACCTTAAACTTGTGCTCAGTAACTTGAGTAAGCTGCTTCATGCTGAGCTGATAGTGTAAGAGCTGAGGGCAGCAGTGTCTGGTCCAGTCTGAAGCTCATGCTGTTGTTCTTGGTTTAGCTGGACGGGTCGGCGCAGTACGTGATCGAGACGCGTGACGCTGTGCAGATGAGAGCCTGGCTGAGCGACATCAGGAACGGCATCTGTCTCAGGTAATGCTTAAACAATGAAGGACACGGATGACGTGTGTGGGACAACGTGAAGTAACCGTCTGTCTCCCACAGTGAACAGGACGAtgctgaaggtgtgtgtgtcggCCCGCTGGACATCAGCGGGACACCTGAAATTGTTGACCGTCTCTCACAAGgtaaaagttgatttttttcttgtgatgttTTGTGATGATtttagatttggttatttttcctgatgaAACTGTTCACCACACATGatgcattcaaggactgtcggaaatgtaaaatttttactatattttttgtttttacaatttttggCTGTGATCAATGGtgtaattttgtgatattttcaaagaaaacatgatttttaaatCTGCCAGCGGGTTGTGAGTTTGAAATGGCAGATGTTGagagagagggcgagagagagcaagagagttTGGGAGCAAGAGAGAGTGTGGGAGTGAGAGACTGACTACACCTCCAACTACACCTCTCACTCCAAAGGGAGTGAGAGACTGACTACACCtccaatatatatttatatatatatatatatatatatatatatatatatatatgaaccaCATTTGTGGTCAGTGTTGTCAGATTATAAGACCTCACCACTTCTCCAGCACTGACACACAAACTTTATAGTGGTTTTGCCTCTTTGTGCtgtagttttgtgtttctttaagtCATGACGcatctctgtggtcattttatgtcgcTTTGCAATTGTCATAGTTTGTGCAGCTTTTAAAGAGTGAACTCtgagcacttttcaagcactttctagGCACCTAAACCAAAAATATCCAGACTTTTGAAGCATTGTCCAATCGTAATGCAAAAACGCCCCATTTTTGTTTTGGTGCCCAGGTCAGTCAGTCCAGCTCCAGTCCATCAGTGAGACgacaaacaaacatgacaacTGGATCGCAGCATTTCAAATATTCAAAGATGTTTGGTGTCGATAAAGTGCCAGATTATGTTGAAATGtaagcattttttaaagagCATATTCAAATTCTTTCTAACCTTGAAACAAATGGTTAAAATGACACTTCAGATATACTTACTGAAATCTGAAGCCTAGTTGTGGTGTTCCTGGTCAGGAAAACTTTGATGAAGCTTGTGTAGATGGACggatgaaatatttttattttggaaggaGTTTTACAAAAGCTCAGTTTTCAGTGATCTAAAAGCTGTGTGGACAAACAGCTgaaccacagagagagagagagagagttccgctttttaaaactttttgttGAGCTTCAGCTCACTCGTCTctctggttgttgttgttgtctcagtGTGTTGTGGCAGTAGATTTGGAGCGAGAGAGTTTGAGAGCGAGAGAGTTTGAGAGCTAGAGTTTGGGTGTGAGAGAGTTTGAGAGCGAGAGAGTGCGGGAGAGAGAACGAGAGTGTTTggaagcgagagagagagtgagagagtttGGGAGcaggagagcgagagagagcgagagagttctgggttttataatgtttgtttGGGCTTCGGCTCACTCGTCTCCCTGGTTGTTGTCTCAGTGTGTTATGGCGGTATCGGAGGCTCCTCCCCTCTCATGGATCCTCTCCCGCCGGAGCTGCCGCCTCGAGCGCCTCTGGACGAACCCGACAGCCGGATCCTCGGCGGGGGCGGGGCCAGCCTGGGCACACCTTTTGCTGAGACGCCGGACGCTACAGGTGAATATGACCTGAAGACATGTTTTTAatccaaacaataaaaaaatagtttttgaaaTTCAGCTACAATCTACAAAATATTTGCTCCAAAGAGTTTTCCAGGTTTGTGTTTCTAACGTCAATAACTTTCTCCCGTCTCTCAGGCTCCTTCCTGTTCTCGGAGGTGACCACGGCGGAGGCGGTGGAGCACCCGCTCAGCGAGTGTCAGTGGTTCCACGGCACGTTGTCCCGACTCAAAGCTGCTCAGCTGGTGCTGGCCGGAGGCCCGGCGAGCCACGGCGTCTTCCTGGTTCGCCAGAGCGAGACGCGGCGCGGAGAGTACGTACTCACCTTTAACTTCCAGGGCAAGGCCAAGGTGAGTCCAACACTCAGCTAATTAATATCTACACATAATTGATTATTTCATTCATTCTCTAACTGACTTCAAACCTCTGAATATTGATAGAATATCTGTCATGAGCGAGAGAGTTttggagtgagagagagatgagagagttTGGGAGAGAGATGGCGAGAGAGTTTGGCAGCAAGAGAgtctgggagagagagagtttgagAGCGAGAGAGTTTGAGAGCAAGAGAGTttgggagagagcgagagaaaagagcgagagagagagtgagagagtttGAGTGAGCGAGAGTTTGGGAGCGAGTGAGAGAGCGGAGAGTCTGGGAGCAAGAGTGAGAGAGTTTGAGTGAGCGAGAGATTTTCACTAAAGTCCTtcctctgctgtctctctgcagcacCTGCGTCTGTCCCTGAACGAGGACGGTCAATGCCGGGTGCAGCACCTCTGGTTCCAGTCCATCTTCGACATGTTGGAGCACTTCCGGGTGCACCCGATCCCCCTGGAGTCCGGCGGCGCCTCAGACGTCACGCTCATCAGCTTCGTGGGCGCCACCGCTGTTCGCCAGCCAGGTACGAGTCAACTAGGgctgggaataattaatcgataatTGATTAATGGTTGTTTACGAATTTGGCCGATCAGGTGGAATTTTTAatagatctgtgtattttttaattttaattttatctctgactgtgtatcagtatcactgaactgaaacacgccgagcGTTCCATTCTgcagccgtacgtcaataagccaatgagctgagaattaagttggataaagctacagtttacaGACTGAAAGtagcaataacaattataaaacacacagaaagacaaggGAAACTATCTTACtctatcaaaccttgctagcatgaattactgagtttaatttgatccaaaacttatttaaacacaaaatacacttaaatatgaagattactgtgaaaactaacctcatgtctcttcggggctaaaacactgaactccttgacattatctttacagtttcacctcactgagttagttttaccatcgacaggatcaagtctctttttgtcctttcaaaataaaagcatcc
This region includes:
- the sh2b1 gene encoding LOW QUALITY PROTEIN: SH2B adapter protein 1 (The sequence of the model RefSeq protein was modified relative to this genomic sequence to represent the inferred CDS: deleted 1 base in 1 codon), whose amino-acid sequence is MNGSLLTPPSPRAANSSPLPPSPSPSPSPPSPSLLPLSPRPPPLPPLVSPPPQAHPSSLSDTPTPSPSPCLSWTEFCELHARVAAGDFARHFRAFLLENPHYSPDSAAAFCRRFTDRFVRHFQSELEGALPPSCASGRDDMASWAPQSDATSLEEEAVSPLSASGGAVLPCPPTNATRASSKPAPARLVLENRSGDRFQDSYAHSQVLPPSSSSSCCSSVGGNNGRREERGAMMAPGNGEAPVEEEEDSWLGVASVGEDVEPEEREVEPAEVDGADPSYPPQIPSSSSVSPPPGSKGNTTPNSSKNKLKKRFSLRSVGRSVRGSVRGILHWRSSSSDSAQSQLPSSYSYTMGVQDATLVSSSKRNSGTQPPTPTSSMPVSLSMPLSLPHSSSSSLPPSSSSSATSLSLSEAARDRRRSNGEGGEKEKWSHRLEKLRLTRSPPPVLTPTAAGPHSASSTLPPSSAAAAAMGPPRKVGRLVREGGVSVSSSSDELSGSHGFSGFSFGLLHHSTDNNNAASASSAAQVGAVQPLASGGNVPWRGGRWHKCRLVLRERDREGAERGEEYYLEFFIPPKSSKPRLTVPCCSIVDVRSTTALEVPDKENTFLLQLDGSAQYVIETRDAVQMRAWLSDIRNGICLSEQDDAEGVCVGPLDISGTPEIVDRLSQVCYGGIGGSSPLMDPLPPELPPRAPLDEPDSRILGGGGASLGTPFAETPDATGSFLFSEVTTAEAVEHPLSECQWFHGTLSRLKAAQLVLAGGPASHGVFLVRQSETRRGEYVLTFNFQGKAKHLRLSLNEDGQCRVQHLWFQSIFDMLEHFRVHPIPLESGGASDVTLISFVGATAVRQPDLTSRPRSPPQPPPLPPGRPPPPTPPQERGNEAEVAAGGGGGAAGGGGAAAAAAVVTTGGGGGSGGSGGGSGGGVEDWEERDRDTPLRQLEAVEGEERDGARAPRAIDNQYSFF